A region from the Bacillota bacterium genome encodes:
- the yunB gene encoding sporulation protein YunB, whose translation MCVRLPIGWLAPNWLVRFVARVRRRPAVRRPGLRAQPRGRRVRSRAGPRRGTRGGRVRRLLMVCAALGIALGAGAFMIVETRLKPTLLEIAEARARIIATNAVNTALSEEIALDIKYEDLMAWRTDGQGNVVAVQPNTGEISRIAAVTTIRVQQALRAAQREKISVPLGQVLGSSLLASMGPWITATILPIGTVNTSVTDFFETAGINQLRHRIYLEIEAYVKIVVPLVSASVVVNTSMPIAEAIILGDVPQFYVNIENAGSLLKSILGVGEGAEQPKK comes from the coding sequence ATGTGCGTGCGGCTGCCGATCGGATGGCTCGCCCCGAACTGGCTCGTGAGGTTCGTGGCCCGCGTGAGAAGGCGCCCCGCCGTTCGCAGGCCCGGGCTCCGAGCTCAGCCTCGTGGGAGGAGAGTGCGCTCGCGGGCCGGGCCCCGCCGTGGAACCCGCGGCGGCAGAGTCCGTCGTCTGCTGATGGTTTGCGCGGCCTTAGGAATCGCGCTCGGTGCGGGGGCATTCATGATCGTCGAGACCAGGCTCAAGCCGACCCTGCTCGAGATCGCCGAAGCCCGGGCGCGGATCATTGCCACCAACGCAGTCAATACGGCGCTTTCCGAGGAGATCGCGCTGGACATCAAGTATGAAGACCTGATGGCGTGGCGGACCGACGGGCAGGGCAACGTGGTGGCAGTGCAGCCCAATACGGGTGAGATCAGTCGCATAGCGGCGGTCACGACTATACGGGTGCAGCAGGCGCTCAGGGCAGCGCAGCGAGAGAAGATCTCCGTGCCGCTCGGGCAGGTGCTCGGGAGCAGCCTCCTGGCTTCCATGGGACCGTGGATCACGGCTACCATCCTGCCAATCGGGACTGTGAACACGTCAGTCACTGACTTCTTCGAGACCGCGGGCATAAACCAGCTGAGGCATAGGATCTATCTGGAGATCGAGGCCTATGTGAAGATAGTGGTCCCGCTTGTCAGCGCAAGTGTCGTGGTAAACACGAGCATGCCGATTGCGGAGGCGATAATCCTAGGTGACGTGCCGCAGTTCTACGTGAACATCGAAAACGCCGGATCGCTTCTCAAGAGCATCCTGGGAGTGGGAGAAGGCGCCGAACAGCCGAAGAAGTAG
- the fba gene encoding class II fructose-1,6-bisphosphate aldolase — protein sequence MGLVTSKAILDPANRDGYGVGAFNVNNLEFAKAVVRAAVDERSPIIVQVSEGAIAYAGLREISGMVRTIADSVQVPVALHLDHGRNYATIVDCIRNGFTSVMIDGSHLPFEENIALTAKVVETAHAVGVSVEAELGKLAGIEDNIAVAERDAILTDPDEAREFVERTAVDALAVAIGTSHGPHKFKGDPVLALDLVTEIKKRVPIPLVLHGASGVSPDTVMLGEKYGAKWAGSRGIPDESIVEAIRRGINKVNIDTDMRLAFIASIRETLGTHPEITDPRDILKPASAAVRAVAAAKMRLFGSSSRVPMA from the coding sequence ATGGGACTTGTGACTTCAAAGGCCATCCTGGACCCGGCGAACAGGGACGGGTACGGGGTGGGGGCGTTCAACGTCAACAATCTGGAGTTCGCCAAGGCCGTGGTCCGGGCGGCGGTGGATGAGAGGTCTCCCATTATAGTACAGGTTTCCGAGGGCGCCATCGCCTACGCTGGCCTTCGGGAGATCTCGGGGATGGTGAGGACCATAGCGGATAGTGTTCAGGTCCCGGTTGCACTCCATCTCGATCACGGGCGAAACTACGCGACCATAGTCGACTGCATCAGGAACGGATTCACATCAGTGATGATCGACGGGTCCCACCTGCCTTTCGAAGAGAACATCGCCCTCACAGCCAAGGTGGTCGAGACCGCTCACGCAGTTGGGGTCAGCGTCGAGGCGGAACTGGGCAAGCTGGCGGGGATTGAAGACAACATCGCGGTCGCTGAACGAGACGCGATTCTCACAGATCCGGACGAGGCTCGCGAATTCGTGGAGCGCACAGCCGTGGACGCCTTGGCGGTCGCCATCGGCACCTCCCACGGGCCGCACAAGTTCAAGGGGGATCCTGTGCTTGCACTGGACCTCGTCACCGAGATCAAGAAGCGCGTCCCAATACCTCTTGTACTGCACGGGGCTTCTGGCGTGTCACCAGATACCGTCATGCTCGGCGAGAAGTACGGTGCGAAGTGGGCCGGGTCCCGTGGGATCCCTGACGAGAGCATTGTCGAGGCCATCAGGCGTGGGATCAACAAAGTGAACATCGACACGGATATGAGGCTCGCGTTCATAGCTTCTATCAGAGAGACCCTGGGCACGCACCCGGAGATAACTGACCCAAGGGATATCCTCAAACCAGCCTCAGCCGCGGTCCGTGCAGTCGCCGCGGCAAAGATGAGGCTCTTCGGAAGCTCCTCCAGGGTGCCGATGGCATAG